Genomic DNA from Brienomyrus brachyistius isolate T26 chromosome 22, BBRACH_0.4, whole genome shotgun sequence:
AATCTCATCGGGCCCTTCTCTAAATTCATTCAAACTGATGGAGGACTTTGAAGCAAAATTCTCTTCTACCTGCTCAATGACTGTGCCAAGAGACTTTTCCATCGCTTCCTGAAGAAAATCAAAGTTAGTAATATCTTGATGGTTCATACCTTTGATGTCATTTTCTGCAAATCTCAGTTCATCAGTCAGCTGTCTGGAAAACACCTtaagccacatgtttacatCACCTTTACTCTGTTTGGTGTCTGCTGTTGCTGTATTTGTTGCATGAACCAAACACTGATGCTTCTGTGTAATGTTCTTTTTGATTATCGACAGGATATTAGTGTTTGCAGTGCAGAGATAATTCTCCACATTATGTTTTATGAAGTTTCTGAAGTGTTTCTCTGGGGTGTGTATGTACTCCATGAACTTGTCAAAGTTCTCTTCCTGTGCCAGTGATCTCAGGATGTGCATCTCCATACCTGATCGGTTCCCGCTAAAGGCCGGGAAACTGGCCCTCATTTCTCCAGCTATATCAATGGCTGTTTTGTCACACACTGCCTGATAAATGGATAATTTCAGTTTGGTGCAGATGAACTCTGCAAACACTGCTGTTGATGTTGCACCCTGACAGTAGCTTTTGAAGATGCTGTAGTACTGCGGTTACATTTTGAATAGGTAACTTTTCAcatcatttttttctttgaacTCCACGTGAAGCTCAGTAAATTTCCTCTCTGCAATTTCACACACATAGAGCAAAAGGTTTATGATTaattcttttttaaaatgaaatttttGGTGTTCTGATTCAAACTTCTTCACTTTCTGTTTGACAACATTCTTTATTTTCTGAATGTAACTGTCATTGTAACCAATTGTTAAAACTGGTTGTTCTTTAATGTATTCCTCCATTTCTCTGGCAATATCTTTCATTACAGTCCTTATCTTATCTTGATCTTCTGATGTTAGACTTTTAGAAAACATTTCGTTGTTTTCTGTATTGTTGTTTTTAGTAACGTCTTTACTCATTTTAGTTTCTTGCTTAATTGAAGAGGTTTCCATTTGTTCATCTCTGACACAAAAATAATGTTCCCTTAATGATATGTAAGTTGAATAATCTCTTATGCACAAAATATTTCTGTATTCTGCAGAATCTTTTTGTTTATGAACCAGCCCCCTTTCATTGTCTTCAGATAGGATACGTAGAATGTCCTCTCCTACCGTAATGCTCTTAATGGGAGTCATGCCTTGTGTCAGCTCTGAAACCCACACAGTCCACAATGAATCAAACTCTTTCTTTGATTCCTCTTCATTGCTCATATCTTTCAGTTTTAATGCCAGCTCTTTGCTCTTATTGAAAAGCTCATTTTCATACTGTGATCTCTTTTCATCTACCTTCTTACAAGCTTCCCTCTGCTGAATAACTATATCAAATTTCCTTTTTGTTCCTCTAAGAAGGTCATCATGAAGCTCATTGATCTTGCATAGAAATCTTTCTTTCCACTGAACTAGGACCTCCTTATCTTGGCTTTCTTCAAAGTATTCAATCATATTTTTCTTAACCTGCTCATAGGGCTCCTTCAGTTCTTCAACAAGAAATGTTTCAGGTACCATATCAAGCATTCCATTTTCAATCCTGTTATGTAGTTTGTTTTCAGTCATCAACATTGCCCTCCTGAGTGTCCATGTCCATTTCCCATACTCAGTCTCCAGTTGTCTGTATATGGAAATCTCCAAAGTATTCTTAAAACTGAAAACAAAGTTTTCATTCAGGAGAGCATTCCAAAGATCATGGATCCTGGTTTTGAAATGTGGCAACTTTTGTCCTCTTTGAAACGACTTGCTTTGTGAAAGATGTCCACTGATCTCTGTGTTAGAGAATATCGTTTGTTTTAGGTCCTGGGTGTTCTCACTGTAACATGGATTTGGGGGGGCCATTGGTGGGCTGCCTTCCCAAAGCTGTGCAAAATACTTCACATCTCTTGTTATATCGAAAGTGATGACATCACTGAAAGACTTCATATCACATTCTTCTTCTGTGGCAGCCAGTTGGGTCATTTTATCGAGTTTCTCCTGCAGGTGCCTTTTCACCTCCATGTTTTTCTCGCTAGCTGTGATATCTCCCACATTCTGATGAACAAAAACACACCTGGGAGACAGCTTCACTTTTTTCATTCTTAAAAAAGCCTGAACTACAATTTGAAGAATGTCTTGCATTTCTGATGGATTTTCTCCAAATATGTTGATTAAGGTCATATCTCCGAGGCCAATGACAAAAGTCGCCAATTCATTGTCATGGTGGAGTGTTTCTTTACCGGCCAACTCCAAAGCTCTTAGGCCCTCTGTGTCAACAACAAGAACATAGTCAAAACTTTGCTGCATTTTCATGTCTTCACTGAGTTCCACGAGCTGCATGAAAGCACCACGTGTGCATCTTCCAGCACTGACAGCAAACTGCAACCCAAACATTGCATTCAGCATTGTAGATTTTCCGGTGCTCTGAACACCCAAGACAGACAGAACAAAGATGCGTTTGTCCCCAAGTCGCTTAATGACTTCATTCAATACAGCATCTATCCAGTTCAGAGGAACATGTGCTGCATCCCCGTCCATTAGCTCCAATGGGTACCCAGATATCATGAGTTCTGCAGCCAGTTGAGGTAACAAAGAAATGTTCCTCATTTCTCCTTTTATCATTATCTGATCTTTATGATCTTTCCAGGCTTCATAAATTTGACCAACTTCTCTCAGAAAGTGCTCAATTCCAAACATAGCAGCATTTATCTGCTCTAATATGTTGTCCAGTTCCTGTTCGATCATTTCCAATTTCTCCGATATAcaatgttctttttttaaagACAGGACAGTGGACCACTTTTCTCCATATTTGTGTTGAAGATCTAATAGTGTGACTGAGGAACGATCATCCATCAGAATCCCCAACCATTTTAAGAAATATGTTTTTTGATTTGAATCCAGAGTTGCCAGGTTATCGATAAATGATTCCATGAGGTCACTCAGACCGCAGATTCTTTGTTCTTTTCGTATTATTCTCATGTCCTGTTCTATTCTACTCTTGTGCTTCTCAATATCTCCATGTAAGCGATACAGATCTTTGTTTTTTTGGCTCCAGTCTTGCCACAGTTTCCCCTGACAAGGTAGAAACTTCTCTTTGATTTTGAACAGCTTGGTTTCTTTCAGTTGCTCCAGCAAGTCAAGTGCACATGCCTTCCCTTTTTTACAGTCTTCATTGTCCTCATCCACTTTGAAATCTGAATTCTGCAATGCATCTTCAAGATTGAAGGCCTGATATGGTTTAGATAAACTTTCTTTGATGACTTTAGTCAAATTCTCTGTTATATCAAAGCGATTTCTATTTTTTAACCCAATTTTATATTTTCCCTCAGACACTTCAGTTACAGCACTGTCATCATCATCAAGCAAACATATTAGAGGTTTAGAGGAACTGAAAAGCTTCACTACAACATCAAAAGCTTTATCATCTTGGCTTAGGTTTGGTAAAAAGACAACATTGACTGAGGCAAATTTGGTCAAAAACATTCGTTGCAACTCATTTTCTTCCGCATCACCATGGAGA
This window encodes:
- the LOC125717766 gene encoding interferon-induced very large GTPase 1-like, whose product is MEIKDLLMRLQLQDKLTMKDFLQMSCSSLLQLQLQTEKDLPYAFLQRLLMMDYRSRYVTVTEENSNTCSERSIDKPRINDAPTSVHNALFGKTVCDGESNTKNCIHPMDVQMAVFHCADDFLKQYMVTKLSLCQYALPLLVINPTTQEIECPLWTFRQITKSWKSPEDSGEMTTKAMPIYKAALPMVSVFKLGSVSTSKSLLLNGLINQRHNTFFHRDCPGNSQKRLLMDGVVEIAWYCPSGKDTENFRDCVAFCNLHGDAEENELQRMFLTKFASVNVVFLPNLSQDDKAFDVVVKLFSSSKPLICLLDDDDSAVTEVSEGKYKIGLKNRNRFDITENLTKVIKESLSKPYQAFNLEDALQNSDFKVDEDNEDCKKGKACALDLLEQLKETKLFKIKEKFLPCQGKLWQDWSQKNKDLYRLHGDIEKHKSRIEQDMRIIRKEQRICGLSDLMESFIDNLATLDSNQKTYFLKWLGILMDDRSSVTLLDLQHKYGEKWSTVLSLKKEHCISEKLEMIEQELDNILEQINAAMFGIEHFLREVGQIYEAWKDHKDQIMIKGEMRNISLLPQLAAELMISGYPLELMDGDAAHVPLNWIDAVLNEVIKRLGDKRIFVLSVLGVQSTGKSTMLNAMFGLQFAVSAGRCTRGAFMQLVELSEDMKMQQSFDYVLVVDTEGLRALELAGKETLHHDNELATFVIGLGDMTLINIFGENPSEMQDILQIVVQAFLRMKKVKLSPRCVFVHQNVGDITASEKNMEVKRHLQEKLDKMTQLAATEEECDMKSFSDVITFDITRDVKYFAQLWEGSPPMAPPNPCYSENTQDLKQTIFSNTEISGHLSQSKSFQRGQKLPHFKTRIHDLWNALLNENFVFSFKNTLEISIYRQLETEYGKWTWTLRRAMLMTENKLHNRIENGMLDMVPETFLVEELKEPYEQVKKNMIEYFEESQDKEVLVQWKERFLCKINELHDDLLRGTKRKFDIVIQQREACKKVDEKRSQYENELFNKSKELALKLKDMSNEEESKKEFDSLWTVWVSELTQGMTPIKSITVGEDILRILSEDNERGLVHKQKDSAEYRNILCIRDYSTYISLREHYFCVRDEQMETSSIKQETKMSKDVTKNNNTENNEMFSKSLTSEDQDKIRTVMKDIAREMEEYIKEQPVLTIGYNDSYIQKIKNVVKQKVKKFESEHQKFHFKKELIINLLLYVCEIAERKFTELHVEFKEKNDVKSYLFKM